The Vallitalea okinawensis genome includes a window with the following:
- a CDS encoding D-alanine--D-alanine ligase family protein, whose product MNKKNVIVLFGGQSSEHSVSLVSATTIIKGINQDKYNIYPVGITQEGRWLYYDAAIEKIATDEWKESGKKALISPDASDQSLLIFEEDRMRKVKVHVIFPALHGLYGEDGTVQGLFELAKIPYVGCGVLSSAVSMDKFYTKIVVDTLGIRQAKFVGVFRRNLETIDGVIENVEKTFDYPVFIKPSNAGSSVGVSKAHDRKELIVGLKEAAKHDRKILVEEFIDGREVECAVLGNENIQSSGVGEILPAAEFYDFDAKYNNAESKTVLNADLPEEVSLRIRRYAARIFEALDGKGFARVDFFVEKNSGEVVFNEINTLPGFTSISMFPMLWAEKGLQLEELVDQLLELALE is encoded by the coding sequence ATGAATAAAAAGAATGTTATTGTACTGTTCGGGGGACAATCATCAGAACACAGTGTATCCCTTGTTTCTGCTACAACGATTATAAAAGGTATTAATCAAGATAAATATAACATCTATCCTGTAGGAATCACGCAAGAGGGAAGATGGTTGTATTATGATGCTGCTATTGAGAAGATAGCTACAGATGAGTGGAAAGAATCAGGAAAAAAAGCCTTAATCAGTCCTGATGCCTCTGATCAATCACTACTGATCTTTGAAGAAGACAGGATGAGAAAAGTTAAGGTCCATGTGATTTTCCCAGCTTTACATGGTCTTTACGGTGAAGATGGAACAGTTCAAGGACTTTTTGAATTGGCTAAAATTCCTTACGTAGGCTGTGGCGTATTATCTTCAGCAGTATCGATGGATAAATTTTATACGAAGATAGTTGTCGATACTTTAGGCATACGTCAAGCAAAGTTTGTAGGTGTGTTTCGTAGAAATTTAGAAACCATAGATGGTGTTATAGAAAATGTAGAAAAGACATTTGATTATCCAGTTTTTATTAAACCATCCAATGCGGGATCATCTGTCGGCGTTTCTAAAGCGCATGACCGTAAAGAGTTAATTGTAGGATTGAAGGAAGCAGCAAAACACGATCGTAAAATTCTCGTTGAAGAGTTTATAGACGGACGAGAAGTTGAATGTGCTGTATTAGGTAATGAAAATATCCAATCATCAGGTGTTGGAGAAATTTTACCAGCAGCAGAATTCTATGATTTTGATGCTAAATATAATAATGCAGAATCAAAAACAGTTCTAAATGCTGACCTGCCAGAAGAGGTAAGTTTAAGAATTCGTCGTTATGCTGCAAGAATTTTTGAGGCACTCGATGGAAAGGGATTTGCAAGAGTTGATTTCTTTGTAGAGAAAAATTCCGGTGAAGTTGTGTTTAATGAGATTAATACATTACCTGGATTTACGTCCATTTCAATGTTTCCAATGCTTTGGGCAGAAAAAGGACTTCAACTAGAAGAACTTGTTGATCAGTTACTTGAGCTAGCCCTCGAGTAA
- a CDS encoding Veg family protein, whose translation MVLAEDLVNIKSQIDPFIGSKVRVRANKGRKRIVVNEGILENTYPSIFVVKVRNELSNDYQHLSYSYADVLTHTVELSLCE comes from the coding sequence TTGGTTTTAGCTGAAGATTTAGTAAACATCAAAAGTCAAATTGATCCTTTTATTGGTAGTAAAGTAAGAGTAAGAGCTAATAAAGGGCGAAAAAGAATTGTAGTTAATGAAGGTATTCTAGAAAATACCTACCCAAGTATTTTTGTGGTGAAAGTTAGAAATGAACTTTCTAATGATTATCAACACTTGTCTTACAGTTATGCAGACGTTCTAACGCATACCGTTGAATTATCACTTTGTGAATAG
- the ispE gene encoding 4-(cytidine 5'-diphospho)-2-C-methyl-D-erythritol kinase has translation MYEVTLKARAKINISLDVLRRREDGYHDVKMIMQTVELYDKVYMRKTRKQGIFINVNLRWLPTDDKNLCYKAAKLLMDSFQLEDGVYIDLYKKIPVAAGLAGGSSDAAAVLVGINKLFRLGLSKDQLAEFGKQIGADVPYCIMRGTALAEGIGEQLTPLKAFPDCYVVLAKPDIKVSTPWVYKNLQLQNVDKHPETDHLIEEIEKNNLKSIANQLCNVLEEVTIKEYPVINEIKRTLIEQGALGSLMSGSGPTVFGLFDDKNKAKEAVAYIKNNGIAKHVFFSSIYNPRG, from the coding sequence ATGTATGAAGTGACCCTAAAGGCTAGGGCTAAAATTAATATTTCTTTAGATGTGTTAAGAAGAAGAGAAGATGGCTATCACGATGTAAAGATGATTATGCAAACAGTTGAGCTTTATGATAAGGTTTACATGCGTAAAACGAGAAAACAAGGAATCTTCATCAATGTCAACTTAAGATGGTTACCAACAGATGATAAGAATCTTTGTTATAAAGCTGCTAAACTATTAATGGATAGTTTTCAATTGGAGGACGGGGTTTATATCGATCTCTACAAGAAAATTCCTGTAGCAGCAGGATTGGCAGGAGGCAGTAGTGATGCAGCTGCTGTACTTGTTGGGATAAATAAGCTTTTTAGATTAGGACTATCGAAAGACCAATTAGCTGAATTTGGTAAACAAATAGGGGCAGATGTACCTTACTGTATTATGAGAGGAACTGCTTTAGCAGAAGGCATAGGGGAACAATTAACACCTCTAAAAGCATTTCCCGATTGTTACGTTGTTTTGGCAAAACCAGATATCAAGGTTTCAACGCCATGGGTATATAAGAATCTGCAGCTACAAAATGTTGACAAGCATCCAGAGACTGATCATCTTATCGAGGAAATAGAGAAAAATAATTTAAAGAGTATAGCCAATCAATTATGTAATGTTTTAGAAGAAGTGACGATAAAAGAATATCCTGTCATCAATGAAATAAAAAGAACATTGATTGAGCAAGGAGCATTAGGTTCATTAATGAGTGGTAGTGGACCAACAGTTTTTGGTTTATTTGATGATAAGAATAAAGCAAAGGAAGCAGTAGCCTATATTAAGAATAATGGTATTGCCAAACATGTATTTTTTAGTAGTATATATAATCCGCGAGGTTAA
- a CDS encoding GerAB/ArcD/ProY family transporter, with translation MISNQKISIKQIMILLILDMFGAASLVTPRIAVEYGEQDGWILIIIAGLLAMIYGWVITKLTRMFPHKTFTEYTEEITNKFFAILLSVLFLIKLLIIGSFELRIFGELTNQMLLNRTPIEVVLLLILLVAVYLARKGYEVRARVGELLIYMAFIPIVIVFGFGLFSVELTNLAPFFVAEYKEIINGSYAVSLRFISIELILIAAAFLTEPQKITKASLKSIGIVTAMHLVIYFVTIGTFGVRETANHIWPVIPMMKVINLPQIFVDRQDALMMTFWMFTAFVYFNGIVFFSSFLIQDILGLKYRDYIVLPLVPVFYILALIPDNIIQTYNWMNTYLLYGGLSFSLVVPLILLVIAKFKKLGDAKDEKKTD, from the coding sequence ATGATCTCCAACCAGAAAATTTCAATTAAACAAATTATGATTTTACTCATTTTAGATATGTTCGGTGCTGCCAGCTTAGTTACTCCAAGAATAGCTGTTGAATATGGAGAACAGGATGGATGGATTCTTATTATTATAGCAGGCTTGCTGGCTATGATCTATGGTTGGGTAATTACAAAATTAACTCGAATGTTTCCTCATAAAACATTCACAGAGTATACAGAAGAGATTACAAATAAATTCTTTGCAATCTTATTAAGTGTTTTATTTTTAATAAAATTACTGATCATCGGTTCTTTTGAATTAAGGATATTTGGAGAACTAACCAATCAGATGCTATTGAATAGGACACCCATAGAGGTCGTCTTACTACTCATACTATTAGTAGCAGTATACCTTGCCAGAAAGGGTTATGAGGTGCGGGCTAGAGTAGGAGAACTGCTCATATACATGGCCTTCATTCCTATCGTCATTGTTTTTGGATTTGGGTTGTTCAGTGTTGAACTTACCAATCTGGCCCCTTTCTTTGTAGCAGAATATAAGGAAATTATTAATGGCAGCTATGCAGTATCACTAAGATTCATTTCTATTGAATTAATACTGATTGCTGCAGCTTTTTTAACAGAACCACAGAAGATCACCAAAGCTAGCTTAAAAAGCATTGGTATCGTCACCGCAATGCATCTGGTCATCTACTTTGTAACCATAGGGACATTTGGTGTACGGGAGACAGCCAATCATATTTGGCCGGTTATCCCCATGATGAAAGTCATTAATTTACCTCAAATTTTTGTTGATAGACAGGATGCCCTTATGATGACATTCTGGATGTTTACAGCATTTGTTTATTTTAATGGTATTGTTTTCTTTAGTTCCTTCCTTATTCAAGATATTTTAGGTCTAAAATACCGTGATTATATTGTTTTGCCTCTAGTGCCAGTATTCTATATACTAGCACTGATTCCTGATAATATCATACAAACCTACAACTGGATGAATACTTACCTGCTTTATGGTGGGTTATCATTTAGCCTTGTAGTGCCTTTAATATTATTAGTTATAGCAAAATTTAAAAAGTTAGGTGACGCAAAAGATGAAAAGAAAACGGATTAG
- a CDS encoding DUF3794 and LysM peptidoglycan-binding domain-containing protein — protein sequence MSIETMKESIFSTATIEAQSLQIPLQEDVIVPDVKPDIERILQSDAKVMFDDMNVDGSRVKFSGRVDCNVLYLSEGPNKTVHNMSLTFTIDEYINVDDVRGEALYHLDGFVENIRIEKLNSRKLNINCILDVGVITEEKMAKSIITGAEGLEDLQIRKNPFETRQLVINKEEKFIVKDEMAVPTGKANINEVLWCDITLKNKEVKVLDDKVAVKGDLHVCILYSGENEEHQLEFIEKEVPFNGIVESYGSTQEMYTNTDIKISKYYLQVMPDLDGEDRVIEIEVVAEMNVKVYSIESKDIITDLYSPTKELVLSTEPAKFQNMIFKNQMKANVSESIGLRDDLPDIMQVLYVNADSKVEDLEIMDNQVVAEGVIFTKVFYVGADDNNPLCSFDEIIPFRQVIEARDARDYHKVEIKAEVEHASCNMLSGREVELRCVMGFDTNVLDEHEMNLIVGVEETDKDMDYIEKLPSVVIYVVQPNDSLWDIAKRYNTSIGELMAINELDSEAVIPGEKILVVKKLMEY from the coding sequence ATGTCAATAGAAACGATGAAAGAGAGCATATTCTCAACAGCAACAATAGAAGCACAATCACTACAAATTCCTCTACAGGAGGATGTTATTGTACCAGATGTTAAACCTGATATAGAGCGTATATTACAATCTGATGCTAAAGTAATGTTTGATGATATGAATGTTGATGGCAGCCGAGTAAAATTCTCAGGTAGAGTTGATTGTAATGTTCTATACTTATCAGAAGGACCTAATAAAACTGTACATAATATGTCACTTACTTTTACAATTGATGAGTATATCAATGTAGATGATGTAAGGGGAGAAGCTTTATATCATTTAGATGGTTTTGTAGAGAATATACGGATTGAAAAGCTCAACTCAAGGAAACTGAATATTAATTGTATACTTGATGTGGGAGTCATTACAGAAGAAAAAATGGCTAAATCTATTATAACTGGTGCAGAGGGACTTGAAGATCTCCAAATTAGAAAAAATCCATTTGAAACCAGACAGTTGGTTATCAATAAAGAGGAAAAATTCATTGTTAAAGATGAAATGGCAGTACCAACTGGTAAAGCCAATATCAATGAAGTTTTATGGTGTGATATTACACTCAAGAATAAAGAAGTTAAGGTATTAGATGATAAAGTGGCTGTAAAAGGTGACTTACATGTATGTATTTTATACTCTGGAGAAAATGAAGAGCACCAGTTGGAATTCATTGAAAAAGAGGTACCTTTCAATGGCATTGTAGAGTCTTATGGTTCAACACAAGAAATGTATACCAATACGGATATCAAGATATCTAAGTACTACTTGCAAGTAATGCCTGATTTAGATGGTGAAGATCGCGTTATTGAAATTGAAGTTGTGGCTGAAATGAATGTAAAAGTTTATAGTATCGAATCAAAAGATATTATAACTGATTTATATTCACCAACAAAAGAATTAGTTTTATCCACAGAACCAGCGAAATTCCAAAACATGATCTTTAAGAATCAGATGAAAGCTAATGTATCAGAAAGTATTGGCTTGAGAGATGATTTACCAGATATTATGCAAGTGCTTTATGTGAATGCTGACAGTAAAGTTGAAGATTTAGAAATCATGGATAATCAAGTGGTAGCAGAGGGTGTTATTTTTACGAAAGTATTTTATGTTGGAGCAGACGATAATAACCCACTTTGTTCTTTCGATGAGATTATTCCTTTTAGGCAAGTCATTGAAGCTCGTGATGCTAGAGATTATCACAAAGTAGAAATAAAGGCCGAAGTAGAACATGCAAGTTGTAACATGCTTTCTGGTCGTGAAGTCGAATTGAGATGTGTTATGGGATTTGATACCAATGTACTTGACGAACATGAAATGAATCTTATTGTTGGAGTTGAAGAAACTGACAAAGACATGGACTATATTGAAAAATTACCAAGTGTCGTTATCTATGTCGTTCAACCTAATGATTCTTTATGGGATATCGCAAAGCGTTATAATACTTCTATAGGTGAACTAATGGCTATTAATGAATTAGATAGTGAAGCAGTTATTCCGGGAGAGAAAATCTTAGTTGTGAAAAAGTTAATGGAATACTAG
- a CDS encoding spore germination protein yields the protein MKKKKFENRRKIKVTFKEDRTHNRDNKVIVPLMSSLDENIKTFESLFHNCDDVVKRKFPIGKDRKIWAYMAYIDVMVDRRVIEESILEPLIVYDRGIPPEPKDAKIPVFDLLRDGGMATADLKEVTKFDDLVVSVLAGDSILLVDGFDKGFVIATKGFPNRGVPKTETESVVRGSKEAFSEAFRFNTVLIRRRIRDTKLKVKQMQIGTRSRTDVALMYMDDIVRKDLLEEVERRIHSFKIDAILETGTVEQLIEHEWFSPFPQAQVTERPDKVAASILEGRIAIVVDNTPLVLLVPSTINSFFQASEDYYNRWVISSFVRILRYIAAFFATALPGLFIAITTYHPSMIPSQLAFSIAASREGVPFPVVIEIIIMELAFELLREAGVRLPSAIGSTIGIVGGLIIGQAAVEANIISPIIVIVVALTAISSFAVPTQSLVAGMRITKFLIILFSAILGLYGFILAVLVLVIHLTSLKSFGIPYLTPYVARELNKEEAVKDSILRFPIFALKTRGYYAVPEENIRLKTDKNNEQGD from the coding sequence TTGAAAAAAAAGAAGTTTGAAAATAGGAGAAAAATAAAAGTTACCTTCAAAGAGGATCGAACTCATAATAGAGATAATAAAGTTATCGTACCTCTCATGTCGTCATTAGATGAAAATATCAAAACTTTTGAAAGTTTATTTCATAACTGTGATGATGTTGTTAAAAGAAAGTTTCCTATCGGAAAGGATAGAAAGATTTGGGCTTACATGGCGTATATTGATGTCATGGTTGATAGGAGGGTTATTGAAGAATCTATTTTAGAGCCTTTGATTGTCTATGATCGTGGTATACCCCCTGAGCCTAAAGATGCTAAGATACCCGTTTTTGATCTGTTAAGAGATGGTGGAATGGCAACAGCTGATCTCAAAGAGGTAACAAAGTTTGATGATTTAGTGGTATCTGTTTTAGCTGGGGATAGTATCTTACTTGTTGATGGTTTTGATAAAGGATTTGTGATAGCCACAAAAGGGTTCCCAAATAGAGGGGTTCCAAAGACTGAAACAGAATCAGTTGTTCGAGGTTCTAAGGAAGCTTTCTCAGAAGCATTTCGATTTAATACGGTACTAATAAGACGACGTATTCGTGATACAAAATTAAAAGTAAAACAAATGCAGATTGGTACGCGTTCAAGAACAGATGTTGCACTTATGTACATGGATGATATTGTACGAAAGGATTTGTTGGAGGAAGTAGAAAGACGGATTCATTCCTTTAAAATAGACGCTATTTTAGAGACTGGAACTGTTGAGCAGTTGATTGAACATGAATGGTTCAGTCCATTCCCGCAAGCACAAGTGACGGAAAGACCCGATAAGGTGGCAGCTTCAATTCTTGAAGGAAGAATAGCTATTGTTGTAGATAATACGCCCCTAGTACTTCTTGTACCATCTACCATCAATTCATTCTTCCAAGCTTCAGAAGACTATTATAACCGATGGGTTATTTCCAGTTTTGTTCGGATACTGCGTTATATAGCAGCATTCTTTGCAACTGCATTACCAGGCTTATTTATTGCTATAACGACTTATCATCCATCGATGATACCTTCTCAGTTAGCCTTTTCTATTGCAGCGTCCAGGGAAGGAGTGCCCTTTCCTGTAGTTATTGAGATTATTATTATGGAATTGGCTTTTGAATTATTAAGAGAAGCCGGTGTTAGGCTACCTAGTGCTATTGGAAGCACCATCGGTATAGTTGGTGGTTTAATCATTGGGCAGGCAGCAGTAGAAGCCAATATTATTAGTCCGATTATTGTTATTGTTGTGGCACTAACAGCGATATCATCCTTTGCAGTTCCAACTCAGTCATTAGTAGCGGGTATGCGTATTACTAAATTTTTAATTATATTATTCTCAGCTATACTTGGGTTATATGGCTTTATATTGGCTGTATTAGTATTGGTGATCCATTTAACTTCTCTCAAGAGTTTTGGAATACCATATCTTACACCTTACGTAGCTAGAGAATTGAACAAAGAAGAAGCAGTTAAAGATTCAATTCTTCGATTCCCGATTTTTGCACTTAAGACAAGAGGTTATTATGCAGTACCAGAAGAAAATATACGTCTGAAAACAGATAAAAATAATGAACAAGGTGATTAA
- a CDS encoding protease complex subunit PrcB family protein: MKKIVAFILVVCISLGLIGCNGVDETPRDADCQPLEYEIMDENDVSQKIKEKMFEKQKDSYFFTYSDGNEMYIAIGYGEKPTGGYSIKIESVDLCGEVIIVKTELIEPSKEDVVATAITYPSIILKVADMGDEIDVEVHSTK; the protein is encoded by the coding sequence ATGAAAAAGATAGTTGCTTTTATTTTAGTTGTATGTATCAGTTTAGGGTTAATTGGGTGTAATGGTGTTGATGAAACACCAAGGGATGCTGATTGTCAACCATTAGAATATGAGATCATGGATGAAAATGATGTATCCCAAAAAATTAAAGAAAAGATGTTTGAAAAGCAAAAAGATTCTTACTTCTTTACTTATAGTGATGGTAATGAAATGTATATAGCCATCGGATATGGAGAAAAACCAACTGGAGGTTATAGTATCAAAATTGAAAGTGTTGATCTATGTGGTGAAGTCATTATCGTTAAAACAGAATTGATAGAACCTTCTAAAGAAGATGTAGTGGCAACAGCTATTACATACCCAAGTATTATTTTAAAAGTAGCCGATATGGGTGATGAAATTGATGTTGAAGTCCATTCTACAAAATAA
- a CDS encoding GntR family transcriptional regulator, with translation MIRKRGTISMLDDGLKVSFSGYLPLRDVVFNALREAILKGDLKPGERLMEKQLAEKMGVSRTPIREAIRKLELEGLVVMVPRKGAQVAEITEKDVRDVLEVRAALEELAVKLACAKISDHEVKQLKEAINEFEEARRKGDLETLVQLDIRFHDIIFKSTANDKLEQIINNLREQMFRYRLAYLRNESYHDKITDEHKDIAEALVEKDVERACRTAKQHIQNQEKAVINMMHEEQGQ, from the coding sequence ATGATTAGGAAGCGAGGGACTATTTCTATGTTAGATGATGGATTAAAGGTAAGTTTTTCTGGATACCTACCATTGAGAGACGTTGTATTCAATGCACTAAGAGAAGCGATACTTAAAGGTGATCTTAAACCAGGCGAACGATTAATGGAAAAACAATTAGCTGAAAAAATGGGTGTAAGTCGTACACCGATACGAGAAGCTATACGTAAATTAGAGTTGGAAGGTTTAGTAGTAATGGTACCACGCAAAGGTGCGCAGGTAGCAGAGATCACAGAAAAAGATGTAAGAGATGTATTAGAAGTACGTGCAGCTTTAGAAGAGTTAGCAGTAAAGCTTGCTTGTGCTAAAATAAGTGATCATGAAGTTAAACAATTAAAAGAAGCCATTAATGAGTTTGAAGAAGCAAGAAGAAAAGGGGATTTAGAGACCCTTGTTCAACTAGATATTCGCTTTCACGATATCATCTTTAAATCAACGGCTAATGATAAACTGGAACAGATTATTAATAATTTAAGAGAGCAGATGTTTAGGTATCGTCTTGCTTACTTAAGAAATGAATCTTACCACGACAAAATTACTGATGAACATAAAGATATTGCTGAGGCTTTAGTAGAAAAGGATGTTGAACGGGCATGTAGAACTGCTAAACAACATATTCAGAATCAAGAAAAAGCCGTTATCAATATGATGCATGAAGAACAAGGGCAATAA
- a CDS encoding acyl-[acyl-carrier-protein] thioesterase encodes MHTKHEEIFNIRSYEVDFNNQLFISSIFDYMQQSATLHANNLGFGFDDLAKKGLYWVLSRIDVEIMSLPTYGGKVTVTTWPKSINKLFAMRDYILRDDHGNIICKATSAWILMDINKKRPSRPPKDLYDQVEEYAINTMPDKIQEPVNRILDYEHIVGYSDCDINKHVNNVNYIRWVQNTFDQTFHNTHRMTHIQVNFLCECGMGDAIEIYKQALENDQWYIDGHNKTLGQKAFQAIMTWEQI; translated from the coding sequence ATGCATACAAAACATGAGGAGATTTTTAATATACGCAGCTATGAAGTTGATTTCAATAATCAACTATTTATAAGCTCTATTTTTGATTATATGCAGCAATCGGCTACACTTCATGCTAATAATTTAGGGTTTGGATTTGATGATTTAGCAAAAAAGGGGTTGTACTGGGTTTTATCTAGAATTGATGTAGAAATTATGAGTCTGCCAACTTATGGAGGAAAAGTGACAGTTACAACTTGGCCCAAAAGTATCAATAAACTCTTTGCAATGAGAGACTATATTTTGAGGGATGATCATGGGAATATAATATGTAAAGCTACTTCAGCATGGATTCTAATGGATATTAATAAGAAAAGACCGAGTAGACCACCCAAAGATCTTTATGATCAAGTTGAAGAATATGCCATTAATACAATGCCTGATAAAATTCAAGAGCCGGTAAACAGGATCTTAGATTATGAGCATATAGTTGGCTATTCAGATTGCGATATTAATAAACATGTCAATAATGTGAACTACATACGATGGGTACAGAATACATTTGATCAAACCTTTCATAATACCCATAGAATGACTCATATCCAAGTCAATTTCTTATGTGAATGTGGTATGGGAGATGCTATTGAGATATATAAGCAAGCATTAGAAAACGATCAATGGTATATCGATGGGCACAATAAGACTTTAGGTCAAAAGGCATTCCAGGCAATTATGACTTGGGAACAGATATAA
- a CDS encoding CLC_0170 family protein, with protein MGEVIFESISNKFDNIYSIYITIFVVLSGIFILIHDARRLEIRKDHKGYKIAKIIGYVYIIGGASLYVVTLII; from the coding sequence ATGGGCGAAGTAATATTTGAATCCATATCCAATAAATTTGATAATATATACTCCATCTACATTACTATTTTTGTTGTATTATCGGGGATATTTATACTTATTCACGATGCTAGACGTTTGGAAATACGTAAAGACCATAAGGGATATAAAATAGCTAAAATAATCGGTTATGTATATATAATTGGAGGCGCTTCCCTATATGTAGTGACGTTGATTATTTAG
- a CDS encoding Ger(x)C family spore germination protein, whose product MKRKRISYVFIIVMCLMVLTGCWDKVEINDRAFVLGMGIDLKENSNEFMMSLAIPNLPVITGQSSGGEPAFVKDVTDQSILGAFKKMSTRVNKQINTENLEVIVFGIDLLSDPTKVKEVFDHFERNPSYSRNLPVVVSRSTANEILNIKPEGSQVVGGYIGGIYKNNSQYVSVFNKMFLGEMLKEALEYNGTFIIPEVTGEDNEVMLGGSAVMKEFEFKGWLNESEVRSIAWVREGTKDTQVNFEFMGTAIPFVFTNSEEKVYFDLKDNHLFITIDIFTEGEVTEFIFYEEDLLTDEEYITLMENSLAQEMENEIEAVVRRMKNEFKADLLRLNETLKVKDKDLYLQTKDNWDEYFSASDIEVNVEVKVRRFGEIK is encoded by the coding sequence ATGAAAAGAAAACGGATTAGCTATGTTTTTATTATTGTTATGTGTTTAATGGTATTGACAGGATGTTGGGATAAGGTAGAGATCAATGATAGAGCCTTTGTCTTGGGGATGGGGATTGATCTTAAGGAAAATAGTAATGAGTTTATGATGTCTTTAGCAATTCCTAACTTGCCTGTCATTACTGGACAAAGTTCAGGTGGGGAACCTGCATTTGTAAAAGATGTAACAGATCAGTCTATTTTGGGGGCTTTTAAGAAGATGAGCACCCGTGTTAATAAACAAATCAATACAGAGAATTTAGAGGTGATTGTTTTTGGCATTGATTTACTTTCGGACCCTACTAAAGTTAAAGAAGTTTTTGATCATTTCGAAAGGAATCCCTCCTATTCTAGAAACCTACCTGTCGTTGTATCTCGGAGCACTGCTAATGAGATTTTAAATATAAAACCTGAAGGATCACAAGTTGTTGGTGGATATATTGGTGGTATCTATAAGAATAACAGTCAATATGTAAGTGTTTTCAATAAAATGTTTCTTGGGGAAATGTTGAAAGAAGCATTAGAGTACAATGGTACATTTATTATTCCAGAAGTAACTGGTGAAGACAATGAAGTGATGCTAGGTGGTTCAGCAGTTATGAAAGAATTTGAGTTCAAAGGATGGCTTAATGAAAGCGAAGTTAGAAGTATAGCATGGGTGAGAGAAGGGACAAAAGATACCCAGGTTAATTTTGAATTTATGGGTACTGCTATTCCTTTTGTGTTTACTAATTCAGAAGAAAAAGTATATTTTGATTTGAAAGATAATCATCTCTTTATTACCATTGATATTTTTACAGAAGGTGAAGTTACAGAGTTCATCTTCTATGAAGAGGATTTATTAACGGATGAAGAATATATTACATTAATGGAAAATTCCCTAGCACAAGAAATGGAGAATGAGATAGAAGCAGTTGTTAGACGGATGAAAAATGAGTTTAAGGCAGATTTATTAAGACTTAATGAGACCTTAAAGGTAAAAGATAAAGATCTATATCTACAGACTAAGGATAATTGGGATGAATATTTTAGTGCTTCTGATATTGAGGTTAATGTAGAAGTGAAGGTAAGACGTTTTGGGGAGATTAAGTAG
- the spoIIR gene encoding stage II sporulation protein R: MRNILVRVNDFWKKDRKMIYIAIVLGVIISFSITAYTKDYAMDTGEELAKNFIRFHVIANSDTEDDQLLKLAVRDTVLDTMTPLLKDSSSIDESRELIEENREEIEAIARDVIHEWNRTYDVKVSLGQANFPTKKYGDVVLPAGEYEALRIQIGEAKGKNWWCVMFPPLCFVDVTHGIVPDEAKEELETILTEDEYEMVLAMKDESELDVKVKFKIVEWWQSREQE, translated from the coding sequence ATGAGGAACATATTAGTAAGAGTCAATGACTTTTGGAAGAAAGATCGTAAAATGATATACATAGCAATAGTTTTGGGAGTAATTATTTCTTTCTCTATTACTGCTTATACCAAGGATTATGCCATGGATACAGGTGAAGAACTAGCTAAGAACTTTATTCGCTTTCATGTAATTGCTAACAGTGATACTGAAGATGATCAATTATTAAAGCTTGCAGTACGTGATACAGTGCTAGATACAATGACTCCTCTATTAAAGGATTCAAGTAGTATTGATGAGTCCAGAGAGCTAATTGAAGAGAATAGAGAAGAAATTGAGGCAATTGCAAGAGATGTTATTCATGAATGGAATAGAACTTATGATGTAAAGGTATCATTGGGACAAGCCAATTTTCCTACTAAAAAATATGGGGATGTTGTTTTACCGGCAGGGGAATATGAAGCCTTACGCATCCAAATTGGTGAAGCAAAAGGCAAAAATTGGTGGTGTGTCATGTTTCCACCTCTCTGTTTTGTTGATGTAACCCATGGTATAGTACCCGATGAAGCAAAAGAAGAGCTTGAAACTATTCTCACTGAAGATGAATATGAGATGGTATTAGCCATGAAGGATGAATCTGAATTAGATGTTAAAGTAAAATTTAAGATTGTTGAATGGTGGCAAAGTAGAGAACAAGAGTAA